Proteins encoded by one window of Papio anubis isolate 15944 chromosome 7, Panubis1.0, whole genome shotgun sequence:
- the LOC103886541 gene encoding uncharacterized protein LOC103886541, giving the protein MHPVQPAKGQSGGLCPASVHHSSACPSAQQGLIKTQCFASLYCSEVAELGALGRGRLAGSAMAGQGPLPWGLAPIPACPAPEVGVGSGVHLLPPPGLCPAAETWPSHQQKTPPSASCPGWAGPGDNTVHLRGCRVTPSSLCPLTAHPARAACPSLPPARCVP; this is encoded by the coding sequence ATGCACCCGGTGCAGCCTGCCAAGGGCCAGTCGGGGGGGCTGTGTCCTGCCAGTGTCCACCACAGCTCTGCCTGCCCTTCAGCCCAGCAGGGTTTAATCAAAACGCAATGCTTTGCGAGTCTTTACTGCTCGGAGGTGGCTGAGTTGGGGGCCCTGGGCAGGGGTAGGCTGGCAGGCAGTGCCATGGCAGGCCAGGGTCCCCTCCCGTGGGGTCTGGCCCCCATCCCAGCATGTCCAGCCCCTGAAGTTGGAGTGGGGAGCGGTGTGCATTTGCTGCCACCGCCAGGCCTCTGCCCTGCAGCTGAAACTTGgccatcacatcaacagaaaaCCCCTCCCAGTGCCAGCTGCCCAGGATGGGCGGGCCCTGGGGACAATACAGTCCACCTGAGGGGCTGCAGGGTGACACccagcagcctctgccccctCACTGCCCACCCAGCGAGGGCAGCCTGCCCGAGCCTGCCGCCTGCCAGGTGTGTGCCCTGA